The following are encoded in a window of bacterium BMS3Abin14 genomic DNA:
- the rpsG gene encoding 30S ribosomal protein S7 — protein sequence MARRRVPKKREILSDPKFHDKMVTRFINSVMLDGKKSVAEAIFYDAMDIISGKVDDSPLSVFKKAMDNTKPVLEVKSRRVGGATYQVPIEVRYDRKQALAIRWIIAGARGRSERTMKERLANELIDAANKRGIAIKKKEDVHRMAEANKAFAHYRW from the coding sequence ATGGCTCGAAGAAGAGTCCCTAAAAAACGGGAGATTCTTTCCGATCCCAAGTTCCACGACAAAATGGTCACCAGGTTCATCAACAGCGTCATGCTGGATGGTAAAAAAAGTGTGGCCGAGGCTATTTTCTACGATGCCATGGATATTATCTCCGGCAAGGTGGATGACAGCCCCCTGTCGGTTTTCAAGAAGGCCATGGACAATACCAAGCCGGTTCTGGAGGTCAAATCCAGACGGGTGGGAGGCGCTACCTACCAGGTTCCCATTGAGGTCCGTTACGATCGCAAGCAGGCCTTGGCCATCAGATGGATTATAGCCGGCGCGCGAGGCCGTTCCGAGAGGACCATGAAGGAACGGCTGGCCAATGAACTGATCGATGCCGCAAATAAACGGGGAATCGCGATCAAGAAAAAAGAGGATGTTCACCGGATGGCCGAGGCCAACAAGGCCTTTGCACATTACCGGTGGTAA
- the rpsL gene encoding 30S ribosomal protein S12 gives MPTLNQLVRRSRKRITKKSKSPAMQQCPQKRGVCTRVYTTTPKKPNSALRKVARVRLTNGLEVTSYIPGVGHNLQEHSVILIRGGRVKDLPGVRYHVIRGTLDTAGVADRRISRSKYGAKRPK, from the coding sequence ATGCCGACACTGAACCAGTTGGTCAGAAGAAGCCGGAAAAGGATCACCAAGAAGTCCAAGAGCCCGGCAATGCAGCAGTGTCCCCAGAAGCGGGGGGTGTGTACGCGTGTCTATACCACTACCCCCAAGAAACCCAACTCAGCTCTTCGCAAGGTGGCCAGGGTTCGTTTGACTAATGGTCTGGAGGTAACTTCGTATATCCCCGGCGTTGGGCACAATCTTCAGGAACACTCGGTAATTTTGATCCGCGGCGGGAGGGTCAAGGATCTTCCCGGGGTGAGATACCATGTCATCAGGGGAACACTGGATACGGCAGGTGTCGCCGACAGGCGAATCAGCCGCTCAAAGTACGGCGCCAAACGGCCCAAGTAA
- the rpoC gene encoding DNA-directed RNA polymerase subunit beta', with protein MPLSDFYSEYFDRPKYPTNFNSIRLKLASPEKIRAWSYGEVKKPETINYRTFKPERDGLFCAKIFGPTKDYECNCGKYKRMKHRGIVCEKCGVEVIQSKVRRERLGHIELASPVAHIWMMKGIPSRIGLMLDMSLRELEKVLYFEEYIVLDPGGEETGLTDRELVSEDRYRELKEQFGNTFVVGMGAEAVKELLLRIDLDILAVELREEMLETHSEAKRKKIVKRLHTVESFRSSGNKPVWMILDVLPVLPPELRPLVPLDGGRFATSDLNDLYRRVINRNNRLKRLMELRAPEIIVRNEKRMLQEAVDALFDNGRRGRPIVGSNKRPLKSLSDMLKGKQGRFRQNLLGKRVDYSGRSVIVVGPDLRLNQCGIPKKMALELFKPFIYHKLDEYGHVTTIKSAKKMVEKERPEVWDVLDEVIKDHPVLLNRAPTLHRLGIQAFEPVLIEGKAIQLHPLVCAAFNADFDGDQMAVHLPLGLEAQMEARTLMLATNNVLSPANGRPIVIPTQDIVLGLYWMTKKRPKSQGEGLVFPNFSAVRMAYDRDAVDLQAAIKVRVEGKIVDTTVGRALLKEVLPEEVPFDNINRLMRKKEVGEIIMASFRMAGSERTIRFLDALKSLGFSCACQSGLSICIDDMQIPRRKADLLNSAEKKVAEVQNQYTEGLITDGERYNKVVDVWADVTEVIASEVMEDLETEGTEGEGTFNSIYMMADSGARGSAQQIRQLAGMRGLMAKPSGEIIETPIKANFREGLKVLEYFISTHGARKGLADTALKTANSGYLTRRLIDVAQDCIVTADDCGTLDGIRVTSLVESGEVIEPLEERILGRVALDDIKDPETGEIIVEASGEIDEQAVEEIEKRSLGYEGIAIRSALTCKMKQGICVKCYGRDLARGRQVAVGEAVGIIAAQSIGEPGTQLTMRTFHIGGTASRRVEQTSLEAKIPGTIRYINITTLENRHGDLVVMNRNGEIAVVDKNGREKKRYPLIFGARLKVEDSDKVKEGQLIAEWDPFSTPILTEVGGKVKFGDIIEGRTMKEQVDEVTGIASRMITEYQGTDLRPRVSLKDEDGKTLKVPGTKSTARYFMPSSAILLAREGDTVLPGDALAKIPIETTKTKDITGGLPRVAELFEARVPKEQATISEIDGIIHFGRDVKGKRRIEVRPDVGESREYLIPRGKHISVHEGDRVRAGEPLMDGSPNPHDILHVLGEKELQKYLVNEVQEVYLLQGVTINDKHIEVIIRQMLKKVRIEDVGDTRFLVGEQVERHVFAAKNEQLIVEGGRAATGSPILQGITKAALNTESYISAASFQETTRVLTEASISGKVDILRGLKENVIVGRLIPAGTGLRRYFEAGVKPADRPAAVPAKQTGPVAE; from the coding sequence ATGCCTTTAAGCGACTTTTACAGTGAATACTTCGACCGACCGAAGTATCCCACCAATTTTAATTCTATACGGCTGAAGCTTGCGTCTCCCGAGAAGATCCGTGCCTGGTCCTACGGTGAGGTGAAGAAGCCGGAGACTATCAACTACAGGACCTTCAAACCCGAGAGAGATGGTCTTTTCTGTGCCAAGATTTTCGGGCCCACCAAGGACTATGAGTGCAACTGCGGCAAGTACAAGAGGATGAAGCATCGTGGGATCGTCTGCGAAAAATGCGGCGTTGAGGTAATTCAGTCCAAGGTGAGACGGGAGCGGCTTGGCCATATCGAACTGGCCTCCCCTGTCGCGCATATCTGGATGATGAAGGGGATCCCGAGCCGTATAGGCCTTATGCTGGACATGTCCCTGCGCGAGCTTGAAAAAGTCCTTTATTTTGAAGAGTATATAGTACTCGATCCCGGGGGAGAGGAGACGGGCCTGACGGATCGGGAACTGGTTTCAGAGGATCGATACCGTGAGCTGAAGGAGCAGTTCGGAAACACATTCGTCGTTGGGATGGGGGCTGAAGCGGTAAAGGAGCTGCTTTTACGGATTGATCTGGATATTCTGGCTGTGGAACTTCGTGAGGAGATGCTGGAGACCCATTCGGAGGCGAAGCGGAAGAAGATCGTCAAACGCCTTCACACGGTCGAATCATTCAGGAGCTCCGGCAACAAGCCTGTGTGGATGATACTGGATGTCCTGCCCGTGCTTCCCCCGGAGCTAAGGCCCCTTGTCCCGCTGGATGGCGGGAGGTTCGCCACCTCGGACCTCAATGATCTGTACCGGCGTGTAATCAACAGGAATAATCGGCTCAAAAGACTTATGGAACTCAGAGCTCCGGAGATTATCGTCAGAAATGAAAAAAGGATGCTTCAGGAGGCAGTTGACGCTCTGTTCGACAACGGCAGAAGGGGGCGGCCGATTGTCGGCTCCAACAAGAGGCCGTTAAAATCGTTGAGTGACATGCTCAAAGGCAAGCAGGGCCGTTTTCGGCAGAACCTGCTTGGAAAACGTGTTGATTACTCGGGACGGAGCGTTATCGTCGTAGGTCCCGATCTTCGGCTCAACCAGTGCGGAATTCCAAAAAAAATGGCGCTCGAACTGTTCAAGCCGTTCATCTATCATAAGCTTGATGAGTATGGCCACGTAACGACCATAAAAAGCGCCAAGAAGATGGTGGAGAAGGAGCGCCCGGAGGTCTGGGACGTGCTGGATGAGGTTATCAAGGACCATCCCGTCCTGTTGAACCGTGCCCCCACCCTGCACCGGCTCGGAATACAGGCGTTTGAACCTGTTCTCATCGAGGGGAAAGCAATCCAGCTCCACCCACTCGTTTGCGCTGCTTTCAACGCCGACTTCGACGGGGACCAGATGGCTGTCCACCTGCCGCTGGGGCTTGAAGCCCAGATGGAAGCCCGGACCTTGATGCTTGCCACCAACAACGTTCTCTCGCCGGCCAACGGGAGACCAATCGTCATCCCCACCCAGGATATCGTTTTGGGGCTCTACTGGATGACCAAGAAGCGGCCGAAGTCGCAGGGGGAGGGGCTTGTTTTTCCCAACTTCAGTGCTGTCAGAATGGCCTACGACAGGGACGCGGTGGACCTGCAGGCTGCCATAAAGGTCAGGGTCGAAGGGAAAATAGTGGATACCACCGTGGGCAGGGCTCTTCTGAAGGAGGTGTTGCCGGAAGAGGTCCCATTCGACAATATTAATCGGCTAATGCGAAAAAAAGAGGTGGGGGAGATCATCATGGCCTCCTTCAGGATGGCGGGAAGCGAGAGGACCATCCGGTTCCTCGACGCCCTGAAGTCCCTCGGTTTTTCCTGCGCCTGTCAATCCGGGCTTTCCATCTGTATCGATGATATGCAGATACCGCGCCGAAAGGCGGATCTCCTCAACTCTGCGGAAAAGAAGGTCGCGGAGGTTCAGAACCAGTATACCGAGGGGTTAATCACCGACGGTGAGCGTTACAATAAGGTCGTGGACGTCTGGGCCGACGTCACCGAGGTCATCGCTTCCGAGGTTATGGAGGACCTGGAGACGGAGGGCACCGAGGGTGAAGGCACATTTAACTCTATTTACATGATGGCCGATTCGGGAGCACGAGGATCGGCTCAGCAGATCAGACAGTTGGCCGGTATGCGTGGTCTGATGGCAAAACCTTCAGGGGAGATAATAGAGACCCCGATCAAGGCCAATTTCCGGGAGGGGCTTAAGGTCCTGGAGTACTTCATTTCCACCCACGGCGCCAGAAAGGGCCTTGCGGATACTGCCCTGAAGACGGCCAATTCGGGATACCTGACCCGTCGCCTTATCGATGTGGCACAGGACTGCATTGTCACTGCCGACGACTGCGGGACCCTTGACGGCATTCGTGTGACGTCTCTGGTGGAAAGCGGCGAGGTTATTGAGCCGCTGGAGGAGCGGATACTGGGCAGGGTGGCTCTGGATGACATCAAAGATCCCGAGACCGGGGAGATTATCGTCGAGGCATCCGGGGAGATCGACGAACAAGCGGTGGAGGAAATTGAGAAGAGAAGCCTCGGGTACGAGGGGATCGCAATACGTTCTGCTCTTACCTGCAAGATGAAACAGGGGATCTGTGTCAAATGTTACGGAAGAGACCTTGCAAGGGGACGACAGGTGGCAGTAGGGGAGGCAGTCGGCATTATAGCAGCCCAGTCCATTGGCGAACCCGGAACGCAGTTGACAATGAGAACGTTTCACATCGGCGGCACGGCCAGCCGACGTGTCGAACAGACATCCCTGGAAGCGAAAATTCCCGGAACCATCCGGTATATTAACATTACCACACTGGAGAACAGGCACGGCGATCTCGTGGTCATGAACCGCAACGGGGAGATCGCTGTTGTCGACAAAAACGGGCGCGAGAAAAAGCGTTACCCCCTGATTTTCGGGGCACGCCTGAAGGTTGAGGATTCAGACAAGGTGAAGGAAGGCCAGCTCATCGCGGAGTGGGATCCCTTCAGTACGCCGATTCTGACCGAGGTCGGTGGAAAGGTCAAGTTCGGGGATATAATCGAAGGCCGGACCATGAAGGAACAGGTGGACGAGGTGACAGGTATTGCCAGCAGAATGATCACCGAATACCAGGGAACGGACCTCAGGCCCAGGGTTTCCCTGAAGGATGAGGATGGCAAGACCCTCAAGGTCCCCGGCACCAAATCGACAGCACGCTATTTCATGCCCTCCTCGGCCATCCTCCTCGCCAGAGAAGGGGATACCGTTCTCCCAGGCGACGCACTGGCAAAAATACCCATCGAGACAACCAAAACCAAGGATATCACCGGAGGTCTGCCCAGGGTGGCGGAATTGTTCGAGGCCAGAGTGCCCAAGGAACAGGCCACCATCAGTGAGATCGACGGCATTATCCACTTTGGCCGTGACGTCAAGGGCAAGAGAAGGATCGAGGTCAGGCCCGATGTGGGTGAGTCGCGGGAATATCTTATCCCCAGGGGAAAACATATCAGTGTCCACGAGGGCGACAGGGTCCGGGCGGGCGAACCGCTCATGGATGGGTCCCCAAATCCCCACGATATCCTCCATGTCCTGGGGGAAAAGGAGCTTCAAAAATACCTGGTCAACGAGGTCCAGGAGGTATATCTCCTCCAGGGCGTCACGATCAATGACAAGCATATTGAAGTCATTATTCGCCAGATGCTGAAGAAGGTTCGCATCGAGGATGTCGGAGATACCAGATTCCTGGTGGGCGAACAGGTCGAACGGCACGTTTTCGCCGCGAAGAACGAGCAGCTAATCGTTGAAGGCGGGCGGGCGGCTACCGGAAGTCCTATTCTCCAGGGCATTACAAAAGCGGCCCTCAATACCGAAAGCTATATTTCTGCGGCGTCGTTCCAGGAGACCACCCGGGTCCTGACTGAGGCAAGCATCTCAGGGAAGGTGGACATCCTTCGCGGCCTGAAGGAGAATGTCATTGTTGGACGGCTCATTCCCGCCGGCACCGGCCTGAGGCGGTATTTTGAGGCCGGCGTCAAACCGGCGGATCGGCCGGCTGCTGTTCCAGCCAAGCAGACCGGACCTGTGGCGGAATAG